A stretch of DNA from Microlunatus sp. Gsoil 973:
GCACCAGCCGCAGAACCGGCTCCGGCCGAGCCGTCCGCGACCCAGGAGCAGGCACCAGTCGCCGAATCGCCGCAGGCCGAGACTCCGGCGCCGTCGGCCGAGGCCACCCAGGGTTCGTCCAGCGCATCGGGCACCGAGGTGACCCTGCCGGAACTGGGCGAGAGCGTCACCGAGGGCACGATCAGCCGCTGGCTCAAGCAGGTCGGCGAGCAGGTCAAGGCCGACGAGCCGCTGCTGGAGATCTCCACCGACAAGGTCGACACCGAGATCCCCTCGCCGGCCGCCGGGACGCTGTTGGAGATCCGTGCCGGTGAGGACGAGACCGTCCAGGTCGGCGCAGTTCTCGCGGTGATCGGTGATGCCGACGCCGCCTCGGCTCCGGCCCAGCAGGCTCCGCAGCCGCAGGCCGAGGCTGCACAGGCCGAAGCACCACAGGCTCAGGAGCCGGCTCCGCAGGCATCGGCCCCACAGCCCGCGGAGCCCGCATCCGCCCCTGCTCCCCAGCCCGCCCCGGCCGCCCAGCCGGCCCCTTCCCGGCCGGCCGCTTCCCAGCCGGCCCCTTCCCAGCCGGCGCCGGCGGCTGCCTCCGACGGCGAGGGCCCGAACTACGTCACGCCACTGGTACGCAAGCTGGCGGCCGAGCACAGCGTGGACCTGGCGTCGCTGAAGGGCACCGGCGTCGGAGGACGCATCCGCAAGCAGGACGTGCTCGCCGCGGCCGAGGCCGCCAAGGCCGCCGCCGCCGCACCCGCTGAGCAGCCCGCGGCCGCTCCTGCACCGGCCGCCGCCGGCTCCTCGGTCGAGCCGAGCTCGCTGCGCGGTACCACCGAAAAGATGTCCCGGCTGCGGAAGATCATCGCCAGCCGCATGGTGGAGTCGCTGCAGACCTCTGCGCAGCTGACCACCGTCGTCGAGGTCGACCTCACCGTGATCTCGCGGCTGCGGGCCAGGGTCAAGGACGACTTCCTCCGTCGCGAGGGTGTGAAGCTGTCGTACCTGCCGTTCCTGATCAAGGCGACCGTCGATGCGCTCAAGGTGCATCCGAAGCTGAACGCGACCATCGACACCGAGGCCGAGGAGATCCACTACCCGGCCGCCGAGAACGTCTCGATCGCCGTCGACACGGACAAGGGCCTGGTCGTCCCGGTGATCAAGAACGCCGGTGACCTGAGCATCGCCGGACTCGCCAAGAAGATCGCCGATCTTGCCAATCGCACCCGCACCAACAAGCTGTCGCCCGACGACATCTCCGGCGGCACCTTCACAGTCACCAACACCGGCAGCCGCGGCGCGCTGATCGATACACCGATCGTCAACCAGCCGCAGGTGGCGATCCTCGGCACCGGTGCCCTGGTGAAGCGCCCGGTGGTGATCACCGACAAGGTGCTCGGCGAGACGATCGCGATCCGCGACATGATGTACCTGTCGCTGTCCTATGACCACCGGCTCGTCGACGGCGCCGATGCCGCTCGCTTCCTGATGACCCTCAAGGAGCGGTTGGAGGAAGGCGACTTCGGGTCCGAGTTCGGCGTCTGAGACCAGGGCCGGCCACGATGCGGATCCTGATCGCCGGATCCTCCGGCTTCCTCGGCACCGCCCTCCGGGTGCGGCTGGCCCAGGAGGGTCACGAGGTCCGGCGTCTGATCCGCAGCGGGGCGATCTCATCCTCGGAGTTCCACTGGGAACCCGAGACCGGACGGATCAACGCCCGGGCCCTGGACGACATCGACGTGATCGTCAATCTGGCCGGGCCGCCGGTCTTCACCCGCCCCTGGACCACCGGCCGCCGGGAGTTGCTGCGCACGGCGCGCACCGAGTCGACGCTGCTGCTCGCCGAAACCATCGTCGAGCAGTACGCCGATTCCGCCCGCAAACCGCTGTGGCTCCAGGCCAGCGCCTGCGGATGGTACGGCACCGACCCGGTCGAACGGCTGCGGGCCGAGCCGTACGACGAGTCCGACCCGGCCGGCGACGATTTTCTCGGTCGGCTGGCTCATGACTGGGAGGGCGCCGCGCAGCAGGCAGTCGATGCCGGTGTCCGGGTGTGTTTCCTGCGCAACGGCCTGGTCCTTGACCGCAGCGGCAGCGTGCTGAAGTTGATCAAGCCGGTGTTCGGCTCGGGACTGGGCGGTCGGCTCGGCAGCGGCAGGCAGCGGATGCCGGTGATCAGCCTGCACGACTGGCTGCGTGCGGTGTCGTTCCTGATGTCCGGAACCGCCCCGGCCGGCCCGTACAACCTGACGATTCCCAAGCCGCCGACGAACGCCGAATTCACCGCTGCTCTCGCCCAGGCGTTGCACAGCAGGGCCAGGCTGGCCGCTCCCGGAGTCATCCTGCGAACCGCCCTGGGGGAACTCGCCGAACAGCTGGTCGCCGATCAGTACGTCGTCCCGCACGCCTTGCAGGCCCAAGGGTTCACCTTCGACGGTCCGGATATCGCCGCCACGCTCCGACTCGCTCTGCGCCGCGATTAAGCTCACCCCATGAGCGGTGCACTCGATTTCCTTGATCTCGATCCCGGTGAACGGCGTGTCGACTACCTCCAGGCGTGGGCGTTGCAGCGCAGGATCCACGCCGAGGTGGTTGATGGTGATCGGCCGGACACCGTGTTGCTGCTCGAACACGACGATGTCTACACCGCAGGAAAGCGGACCGAACCGCACGAACGTCCCGCCGACGGAACACCGGTGGTCGATGTCGACCGGGGTGGGCACATCACCTGGCACGGTCGCGGACAGTTGGTCGCCTACCCGATTGTTGCGCTGCCCGATGCGGTCAAGGTGGTCGACTATGTCCGCCGGTTGGAGGAGGCGATGATCCGCACCTTCGATGATCTTGGTCTGCCCGGTACCGGGCGGATCGACGGCCGGTCCGGTGTCTGGCTACCGGCAGATGATCATGGCGGAGATGATCATGGCGGAGATGATCATGGTGTTGACACCTTCCGCCCGGAGCGCAAGATCGCCGCCATCGGGATCCGGGTGGCCTCCGGGGTGACGATGCACGGAGTTGCCATGAACATCAGCAACAGCCTCTCCGGGTTCGACAAGATCGTGCCCTGCGGGATCTCCGACGCCGGCGTGGCAACGTTGCAGCGGGAGACCGGGCGTACCGTGCCGCTGACGGAGGTGGCTGCTGCCCTGCGGATCCGGCTCGCCGACCTGCTGTCCTGGCAGCCGTACGCGAGGAGTGCCGACATCCCGCGCCCGGCGCTCGCCGGCTCTGCACTGCTCGGCTGACGAGTGTCCACGCCGTCCCTGGCGGTCGAGGTCCGCGGACTTCGCAAGGCCTATCGCAGCAGGCGGGGCCGGCGTCCCGCGGTCGCCGGACTGGATCTCAGCGTTCCCCGCGGCGGCGTACACGGGTTCCTGGGGCCGAACGGATCGGGCAAGACGACGACCATTCGGATGCTGCTCGGATTGATCACCGCCGATTCCGGATCGATGCGGGTGTTCGGCGAACCTGTGCCCCACCGCCTGGACCGGGTGATCAGCCGAGTCGGCGCCATCGTCGAACAGCCGCGCTTCTTCCCCGCCTTCACCGGGCGCCGGAATCTCGAACTGCTGGCCCGGGCGATCGACACCCGACGGACGCGAGTGGACGAGGTGCTGGACGAGGTCGGACTGGGCGACCGAGGGAATGATCGTTTCCGCGCGTACTCGCTGGGCATGAAGCAGCGGCTGGCAATTGCCGCGACCCTGCTGAAGGATCCCGATCTGTTGATCTTCGACGAGCCGACCAACGGGCTGGACCCAGCGGGCATCCACGAGATCCGCCGCACCATGCGCGGTCTGGCCGACCGGGGCAAGACCGTCCTGGTGTCCAGCCACATCCTCAGCGAGGTGGCCCAGATCGCCGACACGGTGTCGATCATCGGCCGCGGCCGGCTGATCGCCGAGGGTCCGGTATCGGAGATCCTCGCCTCCGGCGGCGAGCAGGCGGTGCGC
This window harbors:
- a CDS encoding TIGR01777 family oxidoreductase — encoded protein: MRILIAGSSGFLGTALRVRLAQEGHEVRRLIRSGAISSSEFHWEPETGRINARALDDIDVIVNLAGPPVFTRPWTTGRRELLRTARTESTLLLAETIVEQYADSARKPLWLQASACGWYGTDPVERLRAEPYDESDPAGDDFLGRLAHDWEGAAQQAVDAGVRVCFLRNGLVLDRSGSVLKLIKPVFGSGLGGRLGSGRQRMPVISLHDWLRAVSFLMSGTAPAGPYNLTIPKPPTNAEFTAALAQALHSRARLAAPGVILRTALGELAEQLVADQYVVPHALQAQGFTFDGPDIAATLRLALRRD
- a CDS encoding ABC transporter ATP-binding protein gives rise to the protein MSTPSLAVEVRGLRKAYRSRRGRRPAVAGLDLSVPRGGVHGFLGPNGSGKTTTIRMLLGLITADSGSMRVFGEPVPHRLDRVISRVGAIVEQPRFFPAFTGRRNLELLARAIDTRRTRVDEVLDEVGLGDRGNDRFRAYSLGMKQRLAIAATLLKDPDLLIFDEPTNGLDPAGIHEIRRTMRGLADRGKTVLVSSHILSEVAQIADTVSIIGRGRLIAEGPVSEILASGGEQAVRVGIADPDRAAGLLTGAGLQVTASGDGVLTVTAVRRSRPVDPSTITEILARQGLYVRELTPIRADLESVFLELTADDHLGASPNHPAADHHSADHHSADDHSADGQPAARHATSEDRA
- the sucB gene encoding 2-oxoglutarate dehydrogenase, E2 component, dihydrolipoamide succinyltransferase, with translation MAVEVTLPELGESVTEGTVSRWLKQVGDTVATDEPLLEISTDKVDTEIPSPSAGTLLEIRANEDDTVEVGAVLALIGDASEADGGDGAPSQAPSESSSESSSEPAQQPESEQQAPAAEPAPAEPSATQEQAPVAESPQAETPAPSAEATQGSSSASGTEVTLPELGESVTEGTISRWLKQVGEQVKADEPLLEISTDKVDTEIPSPAAGTLLEIRAGEDETVQVGAVLAVIGDADAASAPAQQAPQPQAEAAQAEAPQAQEPAPQASAPQPAEPASAPAPQPAPAAQPAPSRPAASQPAPSQPAPAAASDGEGPNYVTPLVRKLAAEHSVDLASLKGTGVGGRIRKQDVLAAAEAAKAAAAAPAEQPAAAPAPAAAGSSVEPSSLRGTTEKMSRLRKIIASRMVESLQTSAQLTTVVEVDLTVISRLRARVKDDFLRREGVKLSYLPFLIKATVDALKVHPKLNATIDTEAEEIHYPAAENVSIAVDTDKGLVVPVIKNAGDLSIAGLAKKIADLANRTRTNKLSPDDISGGTFTVTNTGSRGALIDTPIVNQPQVAILGTGALVKRPVVITDKVLGETIAIRDMMYLSLSYDHRLVDGADAARFLMTLKERLEEGDFGSEFGV
- the lipB gene encoding lipoyl(octanoyl) transferase LipB; its protein translation is MSGALDFLDLDPGERRVDYLQAWALQRRIHAEVVDGDRPDTVLLLEHDDVYTAGKRTEPHERPADGTPVVDVDRGGHITWHGRGQLVAYPIVALPDAVKVVDYVRRLEEAMIRTFDDLGLPGTGRIDGRSGVWLPADDHGGDDHGGDDHGVDTFRPERKIAAIGIRVASGVTMHGVAMNISNSLSGFDKIVPCGISDAGVATLQRETGRTVPLTEVAAALRIRLADLLSWQPYARSADIPRPALAGSALLG